In Paludibaculum fermentans, the genomic stretch CGAGCTTCTCACGGAGGCGGCGGGCCTCAATCCGGACGATTGGATCCGCTTTCGGATCGTATGTGGCCGGGCGGTCAAACACGGCGCCACCGATCACACTCTCCTTCAGTTGCCCAAGGTCTTGAGCGAGCGAGTGTTCGACGGCATAGGACAGGAAACGGCGCATTCGCTCGGACTTGGCGAAGCCGTCGCTGGCCAGGATTTTCTGAAGTTCCTCGAGGGCGGCGTTTCTGACGTTGAAACCATCGTCCGGAGAGGCCTCGGGACGAGTTACTTGCATTTGCTTACCCCGTCATTACTGCGGGATTACTCCCTGTTTATCGTGTTTCTTTCTACAATTTTATCAGTTTGCACGGGGGTCGCGCTTGGATCGGTGGCGCCGTGTCCGGCACCGCGTTTCACCGTTGACGCGATCAGTTTGCACAACTCCAATTTCCAATGGAGACCTTCATGTCTATTTTCCGTACAGGACAGTTGCGCCGAGCCTGGTTGCTCGCCGCCACGTTTGCCCTGTCCTCAGCAATCCTACTCGGACAATCGGATAATGCCAGCGTTTCGGGCTTTGTCAGAGACTCAACTGGCGCTTCCATCCCCGCAGTCCGAGTTGTTCTCACCAACACAGCCACGGGCGCTGAACGCGAAACCAAGACGGGTGACAACGGGTATTACATCTTCACGCCTGTTCCATCCGGAGTGTATACGGTCTCAGCCGAAGCGACAGGCTTCAAGAAGACCAACAAAACAAAGAACAAGATCGACTCCAACATGGCGGCGGGCATCGACTTGACGCTGGAAGTTGGCGATCTGAGCCAGTCGGTGGAAGTTACGGCCTCCGCCACCCGAATCCAGACCGACACGGCCGCTTTGGGCCGCGTGGTGGATCGGGCGCAGTTTGAATCCATTCAGGTGACGGGCCGCAACCCGATGTACCTGGCGCTGCTGAAGCCGGGCGTGACCGGCCAGTCGGTGACCGGCGGCGGGTTCGGCATGGCGAACATCGCCAATATCAACGGCACACGCTCCTCCGACAGCACCGTGACCACGGACGGCGCGGTGGGCCTGCGTACGCGAGGTGCTGACGGTACGGCGATCGGCGCGGCGGACATGGACGCAGTGGCTGAAATCCAGATCCTTACGTCAGCTTTCCCGGCTGAGTATGGACGGTCGATCGGCGGCCAGGTGCGTATTATCACGCGCAGCGGCGGCCAGCAGTTCCATGGGTCCTTGTATGAGTATTTCCGGAACTCGGCGCTGAATGCGAATACCTGGGACCGGAACCGCAACTCGAACTCGAGCATCAGCGGCGGCCCGTCGCCGTTCCGCTACAACCAGTTCGGTTACAACGTCAACGGACCGGTTTACCTTCCGGGCAAGTGGAACACGGACAAGAGCAAGTTGTTCTTCCTGTTCAGCCAGGAGTATGTCCGCCAGCGCAGCACGGCCAGCACGACGCAGACGGTGGCGACTGCGGCGATGCGCAACGGGGACTTCAGCGAACTGTTGAACCCGGCCAACACGTTCTATACGGGCGCGCGGACGATCAACGATCCGACAACGAACAGCCCGTTTGCCGGCAACCTCATTCCGAAGTCGCGCCTGAGCGCGAACGGCGTGGGCATCCTCAGCGCTTCTCAGTTGCCGACGCCCGGCTTCCTCAGCGGCAGCAACAACTACTACTCAGCCACCGGCGCTCCGACGAACCAGCGAAAAGAGACTTACTCCATCGACTACAATCCTTCGAGCAGCCACCAACTGCGCTTCCGCAGCATGGTGTACAGCTACTGGGACTACTCGCCGTTCGATGGCAGCGGCCACACACCCCGTATCTTTGATCGCCCCAACAAGAGCTTTTCCCTCAACTACATCTGGACCGTCAGCCCCACGATGGTCAATGAAATGCTGGCAACCACCAGCGTCGACCAGGTGTTCATCGGCATCGACACGAGCACGGGCGTATTCGACCGGACGAAGTACGGGATCAACTATCCCTACATCTTCCCGGACCGCAAGGAGATCACGAACAAGATTCCGACGGCGGCGATTGCGGGCTTCACGGGCATCAACGGCGGGCCGTACCCGGCCAAGTCGGCAGGCCCGATCTACATGCTGTCCGACAACTTCACGATCATCAAGAACACGCACACGATCAAGTTCGGCGGCCTGTACGAGCGCGCCGGGCAGAACGACTTCGACCAGATCAACGTGACGGGCGTTCCCGGCGGCACGAACAACCAGAACGGCCGCTTCGAGTTCAACGACGGCTCATTCACGGGCCTCGCGGTCGCGAATGCAGCGATGGGTTTGTTCAGCAACTACGCGGAATTGGGCGCACGGCCCTACACTCCGTACCGTTCGCACATGTTCGAATGGTTTGCCCAGGATTCCTGGAAGGTTACGGACAAGCTCCGCCTCGAGATCGGCTTGCGGCACAGCATCATCCAGCCCTACTACAGCCAGTGGCGGAACATGGCAGTCTTTGATCCGGCTTCCTACGACGTCTCGAAGGCAGTGGTGCAGGATCCGAAGACCGGCGCCATTCTCAGCGGCAACTACCTGAACGGCATGATCATCCCCGGCGACGGCTGGCCGGATTCGGCCAAGGGCCGTGTGCCGATCGCCACGAGCGGCGAGTATAACTCGCTCTTCAAAGGCAACAAGGAATACTCAAAGATCCACTATGCTGACTTCCAGCCCCGCCTGGGTATCGCCTACACGGTGACCCCGAAGATGGTGGTACGCGCCGGCGGCGGACGTTTCTACACCCGCACCGGTGTTAGCGACTCAGTGTTCCTGGGCGCCAATGCCCCGTTCCAGCCGAACGCCTCAGTGGCGAACGGCAGCGTAGACAATCCGGGTGCGGCCGCGGCCAATGCGCGCCTGCCCCTGTTCGTGACGACACAGGATCCGATCTTCCGCATGCCGAGCGCCTGGAGCTGGAACACTGCGGTGGAGCGGGAACTGCCCTGGGCGACGACGTTGGAAGTTTCCTATGTCGGCCGCCGCGGCATCCATTTGCAGCGTGAACGCAACATCAACCAGCTGATGCCGGGCACCCTGCAGAACAGCACGGCCTACGTCGATACGCTGCGGCCTTACAAAGGCTATGCAACGATCCGCGTGACCAACAACGAAGCATCGTCCACCTACAACGCCCTGCAGGTCAGCGTGAACCGCCGGTTCAGCAAGGGCCTGAGCTATGGCCTGGCCTACACCTACGGCAAGTCGACCGACGACGCCTCAGGCAGCCGCACCATTCTGCCGAACGCCTACGATGCGAGCACCTTCTGGGGTCCGTCGGACTTCGACGTCCGCCAGATGCTGGTGGTCAACTTCATCTACGAACTGCCGGTTTTCCGCAACAACAACCTGAGCGGCAAACTGCTGGGCGGCTGGCAGCTTTCGAGTGTGAACCAGTTCCAGACCGGTAACCCGTTCACGGTGTCCACGAGCCAGGATGTTGCTGGCGTCGGCACCGGCAGCGGCAACCAGATCTGGGACATCAAGGGCGATGCGAAGATGGACAGCGGCGATCAGAAGTTCGCCTACTGGACCGGCGCGAACGCCTACTGGTTCCGGACGACCGCAGCCGACGGCACAGCTCTATTCCAGCGCGCCGCGGCAGGCACGTTCACGACCCAGAACAACCGCAACAAGTACTACCGGCCAGGCTCGCAGAGCTGGAACGTGGCGCTGTTCAAAGCGTTCAGCATCACGGAACAGCAACGCGTGCAGTTCCGCGCCGAGATGTACAACTTCCCGAATCACCCGAACTGGGACGCCCCGGTGACCGACCCGACCAACTCGGCGTTCGGCAAGGTGACGACGAAGAGCAGCAACCGGACGATGCAGCTGAGCCTGCGTTATTCGTTCTAGTTTGACCCAGCTCGTCCGATAACGGGCGAGTCCGACCGGCTGGCTCCTGCCTTTGGGTGGGAGCCAGCCATTTTTTGTTTGGGGACAGAGAAGCGGCGGGATGGCGCACAGGGTGGAGGGCCGATCGAAGTT encodes the following:
- a CDS encoding TonB-dependent receptor, with protein sequence MSIFRTGQLRRAWLLAATFALSSAILLGQSDNASVSGFVRDSTGASIPAVRVVLTNTATGAERETKTGDNGYYIFTPVPSGVYTVSAEATGFKKTNKTKNKIDSNMAAGIDLTLEVGDLSQSVEVTASATRIQTDTAALGRVVDRAQFESIQVTGRNPMYLALLKPGVTGQSVTGGGFGMANIANINGTRSSDSTVTTDGAVGLRTRGADGTAIGAADMDAVAEIQILTSAFPAEYGRSIGGQVRIITRSGGQQFHGSLYEYFRNSALNANTWDRNRNSNSSISGGPSPFRYNQFGYNVNGPVYLPGKWNTDKSKLFFLFSQEYVRQRSTASTTQTVATAAMRNGDFSELLNPANTFYTGARTINDPTTNSPFAGNLIPKSRLSANGVGILSASQLPTPGFLSGSNNYYSATGAPTNQRKETYSIDYNPSSSHQLRFRSMVYSYWDYSPFDGSGHTPRIFDRPNKSFSLNYIWTVSPTMVNEMLATTSVDQVFIGIDTSTGVFDRTKYGINYPYIFPDRKEITNKIPTAAIAGFTGINGGPYPAKSAGPIYMLSDNFTIIKNTHTIKFGGLYERAGQNDFDQINVTGVPGGTNNQNGRFEFNDGSFTGLAVANAAMGLFSNYAELGARPYTPYRSHMFEWFAQDSWKVTDKLRLEIGLRHSIIQPYYSQWRNMAVFDPASYDVSKAVVQDPKTGAILSGNYLNGMIIPGDGWPDSAKGRVPIATSGEYNSLFKGNKEYSKIHYADFQPRLGIAYTVTPKMVVRAGGGRFYTRTGVSDSVFLGANAPFQPNASVANGSVDNPGAAAANARLPLFVTTQDPIFRMPSAWSWNTAVERELPWATTLEVSYVGRRGIHLQRERNINQLMPGTLQNSTAYVDTLRPYKGYATIRVTNNEASSTYNALQVSVNRRFSKGLSYGLAYTYGKSTDDASGSRTILPNAYDASTFWGPSDFDVRQMLVVNFIYELPVFRNNNLSGKLLGGWQLSSVNQFQTGNPFTVSTSQDVAGVGTGSGNQIWDIKGDAKMDSGDQKFAYWTGANAYWFRTTAADGTALFQRAAAGTFTTQNNRNKYYRPGSQSWNVALFKAFSITEQQRVQFRAEMYNFPNHPNWDAPVTDPTNSAFGKVTTKSSNRTMQLSLRYSF